One Dermacentor silvarum isolate Dsil-2018 chromosome 10, BIME_Dsil_1.4, whole genome shotgun sequence genomic window carries:
- the LOC119466416 gene encoding uncharacterized protein LOC119466416 isoform X1 yields MLNGSSKSRETLKEFLRKRVESHPGISIQKLTGHLSQLPAEIRMKYGGNVDSIRRVLEQFPDIFIIRNHDQVHVSTSKASSKQAGTSSSAGGSDDETTTLTGAKGKVYRLFKTYGFISVQHPISTSVYFSLRSFENGQHSSLLSSGLQLGDGVVLDAEVGPNDCEAKFRASRVSRIKGGSAASPSDSSSSPAPQATVFTPLVNRIGAIETLKDEFGFIKLEKEQECAFFHAAEIERYLGTAVPALPEVLAVGDKIRFDADLNKNTTARAKWVVTTIHNIQNVPPCNSGSETEGSEIAPGTIIKRDGLIQMVKPEFGFIKFGTNYRDRAFFHLNNVVMPPRDTIKSLPDVFAINDRVHFEAKPSQKPSEKVKWQATTVWLSEFGPKEDVLDSTDESGNEVFLSDDESDIMDLIQERLAADTDSETEDEILGAGSRLPCASSHTIVDGLKQYLQGPVSPDLLPMSKDPKHLFDDFHKDDGFSQVPQAVEPSIVIFRGATGFVISVTDYSATVEVQDQACSVESMKVEFLSSVFYRDGVLCTKGLCQVLGKGDAVALDFMVGSNGPHEEVRCDLVWQGLRPEGVIQMSAEEFSRRLKIKVLPIRHRGPLFDDFQRELQEAGHHVSAHPSVSDINSRRRRSHHSPPSFAPTSSEASPSSPSGSIHGDHAMPNGICVGNPLATSALFSNDISESVLRRVARIMAEELHALQQQDRLAKGAVRDVGTQTSERSVR; encoded by the exons ATGCTCAACGGAAGCAGCAAGTCACGCGAGACGCTCAAGGAGTTTCTCCGGAAGCGGGTCGAGTCGCACCCAGGCATCTCCATCCAGAAGCTGACTGGCCACCTGTCACAGCTTCCCGCCGAGATTCGCATGAAGTATGGTGGCAATGTTGATTCTATTCGCAGGGTGCTCGAACAGTTCCCCGATATCTTCATAATCCGCAACCACGATCAGGTGCACGTCTCGACTTCGAAGGCTTCCAGCAAACAGGCAGGAACGTCGTCGTCTGCTGGGGGTAGTGACGACGAAACCACCACGTTAACGGGTGCGAAAGGAAAAGTGTATCGGCTGTTCAAGACTTATGGTTTCATTTCCGTGCAGCATCCAATTAGCACAAGCGTCTACTTCAGCCTGCGCTCGTTTGAAAATGGACAGCATTCGAGTTTACTTTCGTCTGGCCTCCAGCTCGGTGATGGTGTTGTTCTTGATGCCGAGGTGGGTCCCAATGACTGTGAGGCAAAGTTTCGCGCTAGCCGAGTATCGCGTATTAAGGGTGGAAGCGCAGCTTCGCCGTCCGATTCGTCGTCATCACCAGCACCACAGGCTACAGTGTTTACACCGCTTGTGAACAGAATTGGTGCCATAGAGACCCTGAAAGATGAGTTTGGTTTTATCAAATTGGAAAAGGAACAGGAATGTGCATTTTTTCACGCGGCCGAAATAGAAAGGTATCTTGGGACAGCTGTGCCCGCACTGCCAGAAGTTCTGGCTGTTGGGGACAAAATTCGTTTCGATGCCGACCTCAACAAAAACACGACCGCGAGGGCCAAGTGGGTGGTGACGACCATACACAACATACAAAATGTGCCTCCGTGCAATTCTGGAAGTGAGACTGAAGGCAGTGAAATCGCTCCAGGCACCATCATCAAGCGAGACGGACTGATACAAATGGTCAAACCCGAATTTGGTTTCATCAAGTTTGGTACTAACTACCGAGACCGTGCCTTCTTTCATCTTAACAACGTAGTGATGCCTCCGCGTGACACCATCAAGAGCCTGCCCGATGTGTTTGCCATCAATGACCGAGTGCATTTTGAAGCCAAGCCGAGCCAGAAACCTTCCGAGAAGGTCAAGTGGCAAGCGACAACAGTTTGGCTGAGTGAGTTTGGGCCTAAGGAAGATGTCCTCGATTCCACTGATGAAAGCGGTAATGAGGTCTTCCTCTCAGATGATGAGTCGGACATCATGGACCTGATACAGGAGCGACTGGCTGCCGACACTGACAGTGAGACGGAGGATGAAATTTTAGGTGCTGGCTCGAGGCTACCTTGTGCTTCTTCACACACAATAGTTGACGGGCTGAAGCAGTACTTACAGGGTCCCGTTAGCCCTGATCTGTTGCCAATGTCAAAGGACCCCAAACATTTGTTCGATGACTTTCACAAGGATGACGGCTTTAGCCAGGTCCCCCAGGCAGTTGAGCCATCCATCGTCATCTTTCGAGGTGCTACTGGTTTTGTGATAAGTGTCACTGACTATAGTGCTACTGTCGAGGTCCAAGACCAAGCATGTTCCGTGGAGTCGATGAAGGTGGAGTTCCTCAGTAGTGTTTTTTACCGTGATGGGGTGCTGTGTACAAAGGGACTGTGCCAAGTGCTTGGCAAAGGAGATGCGGTGGCGCTGGATTTCATGGTGGGAAGCAACGGACCGCACGAAGAGGTGCGGTGTGACCTGGTGTGGCAAGGGTTGCGGCCCGAGGGTGTCATTCAGATGAGTGCGGAGGAGTTCTCTCGTCGGCTGAAGATCAAGGTCCTCCCCATTCGTCACCGTGGGCCCTTGTTTGACGACTTTCAGCGGGAATT GCAGGAGGCGGGCCACCACGTATCGGCGCACCCAAGTGTATCGGACATCAACTCACGCCGGCGAAGAAGTCACCACAGTCCGCCATCTTTTGCACCGACGTCCAGCGAAGCATCGCCGTCATCACCATCGGGGAGCATTCACGGGGACCATGCTATGCCTAATGGCATCTGTG TTGGAAATCCTCTGGCAACCAGCGCACTCTTTTCCAACGACATAAGC
- the LOC119466416 gene encoding uncharacterized protein LOC119466416 isoform X2, protein MLNGSSKSRETLKEFLRKRVESHPGISIQKLTGHLSQLPAEIRMKYGGNVDSIRRVLEQFPDIFIIRNHDQVHVSTSKASSKQAGTSSSAGGSDDETTTLTGAKGKVYRLFKTYGFISVQHPISTSVYFSLRSFENGQHSSLLSSGLQLGDGVVLDAEVGPNDCEAKFRASRVSRIKGGSAASPSDSSSSPAPQATVFTPLVNRIGAIETLKDEFGFIKLEKEQECAFFHAAEIERYLGTAVPALPEVLAVGDKIRFDADLNKNTTARAKWVVTTIHNIQNVPPCNSGSETEGSEIAPGTIIKRDGLIQMVKPEFGFIKFGTNYRDRAFFHLNNVVMPPRDTIKSLPDVFAINDRVHFEAKPSQKPSEKVKWQATTVWLSEFGPKEDVLDSTDESGNEVFLSDDESDIMDLIQERLAADTDSETEDEILGAGSRLPCASSHTIVDGLKQYLQGPVSPDLLPMSKDPKHLFDDFHKDDGFSQVPQAVEPSIVIFRGATGFVISVTDYSATVEVQDQACSVESMKVEFLSSVFYRDGVLCTKGLCQVLGKGDAVALDFMVGSNGPHEEVRCDLVWQGLRPEGVIQMSAEEFSRRLKIKVLPIRHRGPLFDDFQRELQEAGHHVSAHPSVSDINSRRRRSHHSPPSFAPTSSEASPSSPSGSIHGDHAMPNGICGKCASSCCQNHGRRTSCAAATGPVGEGCGSGRGHADFRTKCSLSSVRRL, encoded by the exons ATGCTCAACGGAAGCAGCAAGTCACGCGAGACGCTCAAGGAGTTTCTCCGGAAGCGGGTCGAGTCGCACCCAGGCATCTCCATCCAGAAGCTGACTGGCCACCTGTCACAGCTTCCCGCCGAGATTCGCATGAAGTATGGTGGCAATGTTGATTCTATTCGCAGGGTGCTCGAACAGTTCCCCGATATCTTCATAATCCGCAACCACGATCAGGTGCACGTCTCGACTTCGAAGGCTTCCAGCAAACAGGCAGGAACGTCGTCGTCTGCTGGGGGTAGTGACGACGAAACCACCACGTTAACGGGTGCGAAAGGAAAAGTGTATCGGCTGTTCAAGACTTATGGTTTCATTTCCGTGCAGCATCCAATTAGCACAAGCGTCTACTTCAGCCTGCGCTCGTTTGAAAATGGACAGCATTCGAGTTTACTTTCGTCTGGCCTCCAGCTCGGTGATGGTGTTGTTCTTGATGCCGAGGTGGGTCCCAATGACTGTGAGGCAAAGTTTCGCGCTAGCCGAGTATCGCGTATTAAGGGTGGAAGCGCAGCTTCGCCGTCCGATTCGTCGTCATCACCAGCACCACAGGCTACAGTGTTTACACCGCTTGTGAACAGAATTGGTGCCATAGAGACCCTGAAAGATGAGTTTGGTTTTATCAAATTGGAAAAGGAACAGGAATGTGCATTTTTTCACGCGGCCGAAATAGAAAGGTATCTTGGGACAGCTGTGCCCGCACTGCCAGAAGTTCTGGCTGTTGGGGACAAAATTCGTTTCGATGCCGACCTCAACAAAAACACGACCGCGAGGGCCAAGTGGGTGGTGACGACCATACACAACATACAAAATGTGCCTCCGTGCAATTCTGGAAGTGAGACTGAAGGCAGTGAAATCGCTCCAGGCACCATCATCAAGCGAGACGGACTGATACAAATGGTCAAACCCGAATTTGGTTTCATCAAGTTTGGTACTAACTACCGAGACCGTGCCTTCTTTCATCTTAACAACGTAGTGATGCCTCCGCGTGACACCATCAAGAGCCTGCCCGATGTGTTTGCCATCAATGACCGAGTGCATTTTGAAGCCAAGCCGAGCCAGAAACCTTCCGAGAAGGTCAAGTGGCAAGCGACAACAGTTTGGCTGAGTGAGTTTGGGCCTAAGGAAGATGTCCTCGATTCCACTGATGAAAGCGGTAATGAGGTCTTCCTCTCAGATGATGAGTCGGACATCATGGACCTGATACAGGAGCGACTGGCTGCCGACACTGACAGTGAGACGGAGGATGAAATTTTAGGTGCTGGCTCGAGGCTACCTTGTGCTTCTTCACACACAATAGTTGACGGGCTGAAGCAGTACTTACAGGGTCCCGTTAGCCCTGATCTGTTGCCAATGTCAAAGGACCCCAAACATTTGTTCGATGACTTTCACAAGGATGACGGCTTTAGCCAGGTCCCCCAGGCAGTTGAGCCATCCATCGTCATCTTTCGAGGTGCTACTGGTTTTGTGATAAGTGTCACTGACTATAGTGCTACTGTCGAGGTCCAAGACCAAGCATGTTCCGTGGAGTCGATGAAGGTGGAGTTCCTCAGTAGTGTTTTTTACCGTGATGGGGTGCTGTGTACAAAGGGACTGTGCCAAGTGCTTGGCAAAGGAGATGCGGTGGCGCTGGATTTCATGGTGGGAAGCAACGGACCGCACGAAGAGGTGCGGTGTGACCTGGTGTGGCAAGGGTTGCGGCCCGAGGGTGTCATTCAGATGAGTGCGGAGGAGTTCTCTCGTCGGCTGAAGATCAAGGTCCTCCCCATTCGTCACCGTGGGCCCTTGTTTGACGACTTTCAGCGGGAATT GCAGGAGGCGGGCCACCACGTATCGGCGCACCCAAGTGTATCGGACATCAACTCACGCCGGCGAAGAAGTCACCACAGTCCGCCATCTTTTGCACCGACGTCCAGCGAAGCATCGCCGTCATCACCATCGGGGAGCATTCACGGGGACCATGCTATGCCTAATGGCATCTGTG